The bacterium (Candidatus Blackallbacteria) CG13_big_fil_rev_8_21_14_2_50_49_14 genome has a segment encoding these proteins:
- a CDS encoding biotin carboxylase has protein sequence MNGFPMKFDHVLVANRSVIGRRIVRTCREMGLKTTSVFTCTDLQNAWLAQADQAIEIPDLPDCSGYMNAKALLKAAKELNAAIHPGYGFLSERADFRKLCDSEGIELIGPSFSVLELAGDKVACQAFLAKQGLPLIPSLAYPEVQGEKLITACQELGYPLMLKPARGGGGLGMLKIESQETLMASIEQATAYAQHHFQDPTLLIEKYLKGSRHVEVQILADRHGNLTHLYERECSLQRRRQKVIEEAPAVFLSESDREKVWNLALEIAQIIGIDQVSTIEFLWHEGNFYFLEINPRLQVEHAVSEEICAEDLVAWQIRIAQGESLENFSRPPHSGHSIEARIYAENPDTGLPSTGQIEYIQWPLAKGLRIESGIGEGSQLSVQFDPLVCKLISHADNRELARKQLVRALKQLELAGTVYLNTPVLLKMLETEAYIHNRISTEYYSSFQPRFSKPEFWQELLLQTEKLQPSEIRPQQKPFRNQTGFWRPAFQQ, from the coding sequence TTGAATGGCTTTCCAATGAAGTTTGATCATGTTCTGGTGGCCAATCGCTCAGTGATTGGTCGCCGGATCGTGAGAACCTGCCGAGAAATGGGCCTTAAAACCACCAGCGTCTTTACTTGCACAGATTTGCAAAATGCCTGGTTGGCCCAAGCCGACCAGGCGATTGAAATTCCAGATTTGCCTGATTGTTCGGGCTATATGAACGCAAAAGCCTTGCTAAAAGCCGCCAAAGAACTAAACGCAGCGATTCACCCTGGTTATGGTTTTCTCTCTGAACGGGCTGACTTTCGCAAGCTCTGCGATTCTGAAGGCATAGAACTGATTGGCCCTTCCTTTTCAGTACTGGAATTGGCTGGCGACAAGGTGGCTTGCCAGGCTTTCTTAGCCAAGCAGGGTCTTCCCCTCATTCCCTCCTTGGCCTATCCTGAAGTTCAAGGCGAAAAGCTCATCACTGCCTGCCAAGAATTGGGTTATCCACTGATGCTCAAACCGGCTCGTGGCGGAGGGGGCTTGGGCATGCTCAAGATTGAATCGCAAGAAACCCTGATGGCCAGTATCGAACAAGCCACAGCCTATGCTCAACATCATTTCCAAGATCCCACACTTCTGATAGAAAAATATTTGAAGGGTTCCCGCCATGTCGAAGTTCAAATACTCGCAGATCGGCATGGAAATCTCACGCATCTCTATGAAAGAGAATGTTCACTGCAGAGACGGCGACAAAAAGTAATTGAAGAAGCACCTGCTGTTTTTCTTTCAGAATCAGACAGAGAAAAGGTCTGGAATTTGGCACTTGAAATTGCCCAAATAATTGGGATTGACCAGGTTTCAACGATTGAATTTCTCTGGCACGAAGGAAATTTTTACTTTCTGGAAATCAACCCCCGCTTACAGGTTGAACACGCTGTCAGTGAAGAAATCTGCGCTGAAGACCTGGTCGCCTGGCAAATAAGAATCGCTCAGGGAGAAAGTCTTGAAAATTTTAGCAGACCGCCTCACTCAGGGCACAGCATTGAAGCCCGGATTTATGCAGAAAACCCAGATACGGGTCTGCCATCAACGGGCCAAATCGAATATATCCAATGGCCCCTGGCCAAGGGTCTGAGAATTGAAAGCGGTATTGGTGAAGGTTCTCAGCTTTCGGTTCAGTTTGATCCCCTGGTATGCAAATTGATTTCCCATGCAGACAATCGTGAACTGGCACGTAAACAGCTGGTGAGGGCCTTAAAACAACTCGAACTTGCTGGTACTGTCTATTTGAACACCCCTGTTTTACTCAAAATGCTTGAGACTGAAGCCTATATTCACAATCGAATTTCGACGGAATACTACTCAAGTTTTCAACCCAGGTTTTCAAAGCCTGAGTTCTGGCAGGAATTGCTTTTACAAACAGAAAAGTTACAGCCATCGGAAATCAGGCCGCAACAAAAACCATTCAGAAATCAAACAGGGTTCTGGAGACCAGCGTTTCAGCAATGA
- a CDS encoding aspartate aminotransferase family protein, producing the protein MSELLARRKKVAAHSNLNYYQEPLHAVKAKDTRIWDAEGREYLDAIGGIVSISVGHNHPKVKAALKEMFDQDFIQHPSVLYLSEPHVRLCENLANAAPEGLDRVMVTNSGSEANEYASMAARAATGEEMIIALKLGYHGGTQLTLNLCGHSTWKFRGQPFAGVAHATQPDCYRCPFGQTKGSCGLECAKDVENTIQTVTHGKIAGVIVEPIQGVGGFVEPPVEYHAEVYRICKKYGGMYISDEVQTGIGRTGESFFAISQSGITPDMITLAKSLGNGAPVGAVVMSEECSQALIGKTHFNTFGGDPYQALQAALTIEIMQEENLIENIRQQGAYLKDGLMNLKEKYSLIGDVRGRGLMLGLELVKDRQSKEHATAETAQMMEETRKRGLLIGKGGLFGNVIRMAPPYTITRSDCDEILRILDESFAALKA; encoded by the coding sequence ATGAGTGAATTGCTCGCGCGCCGCAAAAAAGTTGCGGCCCATTCCAATCTGAATTATTATCAAGAACCCCTACATGCTGTCAAAGCCAAAGACACCCGCATTTGGGATGCAGAAGGCCGTGAATATTTGGATGCCATTGGCGGCATCGTCTCGATTTCTGTAGGGCATAACCACCCCAAGGTGAAGGCTGCCTTGAAAGAAATGTTCGATCAGGATTTTATTCAACACCCCAGTGTGCTCTATCTGAGTGAACCCCATGTTCGCCTTTGCGAGAACCTTGCCAATGCAGCCCCTGAGGGTCTGGATCGGGTCATGGTCACCAATTCTGGCTCAGAAGCAAATGAATACGCTTCGATGGCAGCCCGGGCAGCCACAGGAGAAGAAATGATCATCGCGCTCAAATTGGGCTACCATGGGGGAACCCAATTGACCTTGAATTTGTGTGGGCATTCTACCTGGAAGTTCAGAGGCCAGCCCTTTGCTGGCGTGGCCCACGCCACCCAACCCGATTGTTACCGCTGTCCCTTTGGTCAAACCAAAGGTTCCTGTGGTTTGGAATGCGCAAAAGACGTTGAAAATACGATCCAAACAGTCACGCACGGTAAAATTGCAGGCGTGATCGTCGAGCCGATTCAAGGGGTCGGTGGCTTTGTTGAACCGCCCGTCGAATACCATGCAGAAGTCTATCGGATCTGCAAAAAATACGGAGGCATGTATATTTCTGATGAAGTTCAAACGGGGATTGGGCGTACTGGCGAGAGTTTCTTTGCAATCTCCCAAAGTGGTATCACCCCAGACATGATCACCTTGGCCAAGAGTCTGGGCAATGGCGCTCCGGTTGGGGCTGTGGTCATGAGCGAAGAATGTTCTCAGGCTTTGATCGGTAAAACCCATTTTAATACCTTTGGTGGAGATCCCTACCAAGCCCTGCAAGCCGCCCTGACGATTGAAATCATGCAAGAAGAAAATCTGATCGAAAATATTCGTCAGCAGGGAGCCTATTTAAAAGACGGCCTGATGAACTTAAAAGAGAAATACAGCCTGATTGGCGATGTACGCGGTCGGGGTCTGATGTTGGGGCTGGAACTTGTAAAAGATCGTCAAAGCAAAGAACATGCCACAGCAGAAACTGCGCAAATGATGGAAGAAACGCGCAAGCGTGGGCTTTTGATTGGCAAGGGTGGATTGTTTGGCAATGTGATTCGCATGGCCCCTCCCTATACGATTACCCGCTCTGATTGCGACGAAATTCTGCGCATTTTAGATGAATCTTTCGCAGCATTGAAAGCTTGA
- a CDS encoding acyltransferase, producing MARVVRCGLVQVGNKVDTELSCEEHRKGMIEAHLPYIEEAAAKGVQILCFQEVFTGPYFCPSQDSKWYGLAEAIPDGPTTRMMQELAKKHKMVIVVPIYEEEMTGVYYNTAAVIDADGTYLGKYRKNHIPQVKGFWEKFFFKPGNTGYPVFETAYAKVGVYICYDRHFPEGARALGLNGAEIVFNPSATVAGLSEYLWKIEQPAHAVANGYFVGAINRVGTEAPWNIGEFYGQSYFVNPRGQFIAEASRDKDELVVADLDLDMIKEVRDLWQFYRDRRPDSYGPLVAP from the coding sequence ATGGCTCGAGTGGTCCGTTGTGGTCTGGTTCAGGTTGGAAATAAGGTGGATACTGAACTTTCCTGCGAAGAACATCGTAAGGGAATGATCGAAGCACATTTGCCCTATATCGAAGAAGCTGCTGCCAAGGGCGTACAAATCCTTTGTTTTCAAGAGGTTTTTACAGGTCCCTATTTTTGCCCTTCGCAAGACTCTAAATGGTATGGCCTGGCTGAAGCGATTCCCGATGGTCCCACCACCCGCATGATGCAAGAACTTGCAAAAAAGCACAAAATGGTGATTGTGGTTCCAATTTATGAAGAAGAAATGACAGGCGTCTATTATAATACTGCGGCTGTGATTGACGCCGACGGCACCTACCTCGGCAAATACCGTAAAAACCATATTCCCCAAGTCAAAGGCTTTTGGGAAAAATTCTTCTTTAAACCTGGCAATACAGGTTATCCCGTCTTTGAAACAGCCTACGCCAAAGTAGGGGTCTATATCTGTTACGATCGCCATTTCCCTGAAGGTGCGCGTGCCTTGGGACTCAATGGTGCTGAAATAGTCTTTAATCCCTCTGCAACGGTTGCAGGTTTAAGTGAATATCTCTGGAAGATTGAACAACCTGCCCACGCAGTAGCCAATGGTTATTTCGTCGGCGCGATTAACCGTGTCGGTACTGAAGCCCCCTGGAATATCGGTGAATTTTATGGCCAGAGCTATTTCGTCAACCCCAGAGGTCAATTTATTGCTGAAGCCAGCCGTGACAAAGATGAGTTGGTGGTTGCCGATCTTGATTTGGATATGATCAAAGAAGTCCGTGATCTTTGGCAATTCTACCGTGACCGTCGTCCCGACAGTTATGGCCCCTTGGTTGCCCCCTGA
- a CDS encoding MAPEG family protein, which produces MSVLTLASSPYGLSQTALPTAGTTVPVTNDAQALKAQIAEYGLILDPLGVKILAACTALLFFKMFSIGIVQGLTRRKHKSYTVPEDAAFIGKVTPVESEHPDMLRANNAYRNDLENIPIFLGLAWAFLALHCWDQAAPILFGLFTLGRFGHTFFYLKGMQPWRSLAFGVGLLTNATLAFQILWAVLR; this is translated from the coding sequence ATGAGTGTCCTTACTCTTGCATCCAGCCCCTACGGACTCAGCCAAACAGCACTGCCTACAGCCGGTACAACAGTTCCTGTTACCAATGATGCTCAAGCTTTAAAAGCACAGATTGCAGAGTATGGATTGATTCTTGACCCCCTGGGGGTCAAAATTCTGGCTGCCTGTACTGCACTTTTATTTTTTAAAATGTTTTCGATTGGCATTGTTCAGGGCTTGACACGGAGGAAGCATAAATCCTATACCGTTCCTGAGGATGCAGCATTTATTGGGAAGGTGACACCTGTAGAAAGTGAACATCCCGATATGTTGCGGGCCAATAATGCTTATCGCAATGACCTTGAAAATATTCCGATTTTTTTAGGTTTGGCTTGGGCCTTTCTTGCACTTCATTGTTGGGATCAGGCAGCCCCCATTTTATTTGGTCTGTTTACCCTCGGACGGTTCGGTCATACCTTCTTTTATTTAAAAGGCATGCAGCCCTGGCGTTCACTGGCTTTTGGAGTGGGTCTGTTAACCAATGCAACCCTGGCTTTTCAAATTCTCTGGGCAGTCCTGCGCTAA